A region from the Acinonyx jubatus isolate Ajub_Pintada_27869175 chromosome C2, VMU_Ajub_asm_v1.0, whole genome shotgun sequence genome encodes:
- the SEC22C gene encoding vesicle-trafficking protein SEC22c yields MSMILFACVVRVRDGLPLSASTDFYHTQDFLECRRRLKTLALRLTQYPGRGSAEGRDFSIHFSSLGDVACMAICSRQCPAAMAFCFLETVWWEFTASYDTTCIGLASRPYAFLEFDSIIQKVKWHFNCVSSAQMESSLEKIQEELDFQPPVVLTVEDTDIANGIMNGHTQIHLEPAPNFRMEPVTALGVLSLILNIMCAALNLIRGIHLAEHSLQVAHEEIGTILAFLIPFVACIFQCYLYLFYSPARTVKVVLMLLFICLGNMYLHGLRNLWQILFHIGVAFLSSYQILTRQLQEKQSDYGV; encoded by the exons ATGTCCATGATCCTTTTTGCCTGTGTGGTGAGGGTGAGGGATGGACTGCCCCTCTCGGCCTCCACTGACTTTTACCACACCCAGGATTTTCTGGAATGCAGGAGACGGCTCAAGACTTTAGCCTTGCGACTGACCCAGTACCCAGGTCGAGGTTCTGCAGAAGGACGTGACTTCAGTATACA TTTCTCTTCGTTGGGGGATGTGGCTTGCATGGCTATCTGCTCCCGCCAGTGTCCAGCGGCCATGGCCTTCTGCTTCCTGGAGACCGTGTGGTGGGAATTCACAGCTTCCTATGACACCACCTGTATTGGCCTAGCCTCCAGGCCATACGCCTTTCTTGAATTTG ATAGCATCATTCAGAAAGTGAAGTGGCATTTTAACTGTGTAAGTTCCGCTCAGATGGAGAGCAGCTTAGAAAAAATTCAGGAGGAGcttgacttccagcctccagtgGTTCTCACTGTGGAGGACACAGATATAGCGAATGGGATAATGAACGGTCACACACAGATACACTTGGAGCCTG cTCCTAATTTCCGAATGGAGCCAGTGACAGCCCTGGGTGTCCTTTCGCTCATTCTCAACATCATGTGTGCTGCTCTGAACCTCATCCGTGGGATTCACCTTGCAGAACATTCTCTACAG GTTGCCCACGAGGAAATTGGAACTATTCTggcttttcttattccttttgtAGCCTGTATTTTCCAG TGTTATTTGTACCTGTTCTACAGTCCAGCCAGGACTGTGAaggtggtgctgatgctgctTTTTATCTGCCTGGGCAACATGTACCTGCATGGGCTAAGGAACCTCTGGCAAATCCTTTTCCACATAGGAGTGGCTTTTCTGTCTTCATATCAGATACTGACCAGGCAGCTTCAGGAGAAGCAGTCTGACTATGGAGTATGA